Below is a window of Pseudomonadota bacterium DNA.
ATCTCCCGCGCCACCGCGAGGCCGAGCCCGGTGCCGTTCTCCTTGCCGCTCGTGACGAACGACTCGAACACCGTGCCCTGGATCTCCTCGGGGATGCCGGGGCCGGTGTCCGTGAAGCCGAACACGACGTCGGCTCCGGCCCTGTAGACCTCCACCGTCAGCTCGCCGCCCGACGACATCGCCTCGACCGCGTTGTTCACCACGTTGTGGAACGCGCGCGTCATCTTCTCCTCGTCGAAGCGGACGACGCCGGCGGTCCGCAGGCAGCACGTGAGGCGCACGCCCGCGGCGTCGACCTGCGGCTGGATCTGCTTCACGAACGCCTCGATGAACGGCCCGACCGCGCACGGGTGCGGGAGCACCTCGCGCTCGCCCTTGGAGAACGCGATGATCTCGCCGGCCATGTGCGCGATGCGCTCCAGCGCCTTGTTGATCTGCACGAGGTAGTCCGCGCTCTCCGGATCGGCCGTCTTGGCCGCGAGCATCTCGGCGTAGCCGGAGACAACCGTCATCGGCGACTTGAGGTCGTGGAGCACGCCGGCGAGCAGGCGCCCGACCGTCGCCAGGCGGCGCTCCCGCTCGCGCGAGATCCGATCCCTAAGCTGCTCCACCGCCTGGGTGAGCAGCGCCGCGACGAGCCGGAGCATGCCGAGATCGCCCTCGACGAAGCCGCCCGGCTTGTTGGCGGCGAGGAGCGACCCGTGGCTCCGCTGATCCTCGCCGAACAGCAGCGGCACCGCGGCGAGGCTCTCGAGCGGGTCGCCGATCCGGCGCACGATCGCCTCCTGGAAGCGGGGGTCGCCCTCCGGCGAGTTGACGAGCGCCTCCCTCCCCTTGGCCGCCACCCAGCCCGAGAACCCGCTGCCCAGCTCGACGCGCAGGATGCGGCAGCGCGTGTGCCCGACCGTCATGGCGCGGCTCGTGGAGCCGGCCTCGTCCACGAGGTGGAGCACCGCGGTGCGCGAGCCGACGAGCTCGTTCACCCGGCTCAAGACCACGGACGCAAGGGCGTTCACGTCCTCGGCGCGCGCGGCGAGCCGCTCGAGATCGAGGAGCAGCGCCAGATCCCGGCACCGGCGCTCGAGCTCCAGCTTGGCCGCGGTGATCGCGCGGTTCTTGGCGACGAGATCGACGAGCATCCGCGAGTTCTCGATCGTGAGCGCGAGCTGGCCGCAGAGGAGGCCGAGCGACTCGAGATCGCCCTCGTCGAACGCCCCGCCGCCGGATCGGTTGAGCACCTCGGCGACGCCGATCGGCCTCCCGTGCCGCCCGGTGACCGGGTGGCAGGCGACGCTGCGCGTCTCGAAGCCGGTCCGCGCGTCCCACTTCGGATCGAACCGCGCGTCGCGCTTCACGTCCGGCACGATCGCCGGGACGCCGTGGCGCGCCACCCAGCCCGCGATCCCCTGCCCTTCGGCAAGGCGGATCTCGTCGACGCCCTCGCCCACGATGACGCGCGACACGAGCGCGCCGTCGGCCTCGAGGAGGAACAGCGTCGACCGCTCGGCGGACATGAGCAGCGTGATGCGCTCGACCGCGAGGGTGAGCACCTCGTCGAAGCTCATCGTCGATTCGAGGGCGAGGGCGACGTCGCGGAGCACGCGGAGCTGCTGCTCCGCCCGCTGCAGGCGCCGCGCGGGATCGGGCGCGTCGGGCTCGGTCATCCGGACACCCCCAGACTATCGGTCGGGCCGCTTCGGGCTCAGGTCTTCTGGCCGCACTCGGGGCAGAACTTGGCGCCGTCGGCGAGCTTGGCGCCGCACTTGCTGCAGAACTTCGGGCCGGTCGCCATCGGCTTGCCGCACTCGGCGCAGAACTTGCCGGGCGCGACGACCTTGCCGCAGCCGGGGCAGGTCACGCCCGCGCCCGCCGTCGCCTGTCCGGCCGGAGTGGGAGCGCCCTGCAGGCCGCCCGGCGCGCCGGGTTGGCCCCCGCCCTGGGGGAACCCGGGCTGGCCCTGCGGCGGCATCTGCTGCTGCTGCGCCCCCATCGCCTGCTGCTGGAACATCCCGGCCATGCCGAAGCCGACGCCGAGCCCGGCGCCGCCGAGCAGCGCGCCGCCGCCGCCGCCCTCGCCGCCGCCCTGCGCCATCCCCTCGCCCGCGCCGAGCATCGCCTTGCCGGCCGCGAACTGCTGGAACCCCTGCATGCCGCCCGCCATGCGGACGTACGCCGCGTCGGTGTACAGCTTCTTGAGGTTCTTCTCGTCCTCGTCCTTGATGCCGAGCACGAAGTTGCCGAGCTGGGGCACGCGCACGCCGTACTGCTCGACGTACTTCTTGACCCCGGCGAGCACCGTCGCCTCGATCTCCTCGGTGTAGGCGCCGGACACGACGTCGAGCAGCGGCCACTTCTGCTTGACGATCAGCTCCGCGGTCTGATCCCGGATCACCTTGAGCACCTGCTGCTTGAACCACGAGAAGAACGACTCGTTGTCGGTCTGCGCCATGCCGACGAGGCCGATGATCAGCGTCTCGGGATCGACGATCTGGATCGAGAACTCGCCGTGGACCATCGTCTCGACCGGCACCCCGGACTTCGGATCCTCGACCGAGCCGATGCGGCCGCCGAACTTGATGCTCGGGAAGAGGCGCGTGGAGACGAAGAACACCTCGGAGATGAGCACGTTGCCGCCCGTGAACGAGTCGACGAGGTTCGACAGGAACGGGATGTTCGACGTGTCGAGCGTGTGGCGGCCAGGCGGCAGCTTGCCGACGACCTTTCCGTCCTTGAAGAAGATCGCCACCTCGTCCGAGTCCACGGTGAGCTGCGAGAACTTCGGGATCGTCTGGTCCGGGTGCTTGTAGAGCGCGAACCCCTTGGCCGTGTCCGGCCGCGCGATCATCAGCTCCTGGACGCCCTTCTTGATGAAATTGATGAGACCCATCTTCGACTCCTCTCGACCTCGTCGGGCGCGCGAGCGGCGCGCCGCATTCTCTCCCGAGGCGGAAAGGAAACTATAGTGCCCGCGCGAAATCCGGTCAACGCGGGCGGGCGGGGGCTGGGAAAAGGTTCGCCGAGGTCAGGCGGGCTTGACGACGAGGGCGCCGCCGTCGGCCGCGAGCGCCACCTTGCCGCCGCGGGCGATCTCGCCCGAGAGGACGAGGCGGGCGATCGGCCCCTCGACGAGGCGTTGGATCGTGCGCCGCATCGGCCGCGCGCCGAGCTCCGCGTCGAACCCGCCCGCGTCCGCGAGCGCCTCGACCGCGCCGGCCTCGACGATCAGCTCCACGCCGTGCTCCTTGGCGAGCTGCGCCGCCACGCGGGAGAGCATGAGCCGCGCGATCTCGAAGACCTGCTCACGCTCGAGCGGCTCGAACACGAGCGGCTCGTCGATGCGGTTCCACAGCTCGGGCGGGAGCGCCGCGCGCGCCGCCTCGAGGATCGCGTCGCGGACCCCCCGGGCGGCCCGTTCGTCACGGCCGCCGCCGCTCGCCGCGAACCCCATGCGCCGCTTCGGGCCCGCGAGCTCGCGCAGATCCGCGCCGAGGTTGCTCGTCATGGCGATCACCGCGTTCCCGAAGTCGACCGTGCGGCCGCGGCCGTCCGTGAGCCGGCCGTCGTCGAGCACCTGCAGCAGGATCTGGACGACGTCGCGGTGCGCCTTCTCGATCTCGTCGAGCAGCACGAGGCAGTACGGGCGGTGACGGACGGCCTCGGTGAGCTGGCCGCCCTCCTCGTGCCCGATGTAGCCCGGCGGCGCGCCGACGAGCCGCGCCACCGCGTGCGCCTCGGAGAACTCGGTCATGTCGAGCCGCACCATGGCGCTCTCGTGGGCGAACAGGATCTCGGCGAGCGCCTTCGCGGTCTCGGTCTTGCCGACGCCGGTCGGCCCGAGGAGGAGGAACGAGCCTATCGGCCGTCCGGTCCGAAAGCCGGCCGCGTTGCGCCTGAGCGTCTCCGCGATCGCCGTGAGCACGCCCCCGTGCCCGACGATGCGCGCCCCGAGCTCGCGCTCGAGGTCGAGCAGCTTCTGGCGGTCGCTGCTCGTGAGCCGCTCGGCCGGCACGCCGATCTGCTCGGCGAGCACCGAGGCGACGTCCGCCGCCGCGACCTCGGCCGCGCCCGACCGCTTGGCCCGCGCCCCCGCGAGATCGATGAGGCCGATCGCCTTGTCGGGCAGGGCGCGCTCCGGCAGGTACCGCGCCGACATCCGCACCGCGCCCGCGATCGCCTCCGCGCTGTACGCCACCTTGTGGTGCGCCGCGTACGCCGGCGCGACGCCGGTCACGATGCGCACCGCCTCGCCCTCGCTCGGCTCGCCGACGTCGACCGCCGTGAAGCGGCGCGCGAGCGCCGGATCCGACGACACGTGCCGCGCGTACTCCTCGTCGGTCGTGGCGGCGATGCACGGCAGCTCGCCGCGGCCGATCGCGGCCTTGAGATCCTCCACCGCCTCTGCGCCGTCGTGCGTCGCGAGCAGGGCGTGCAGCTCGTCGAAGAACAGCACGATGCGGCCCTGCGCGCGCGCCACCTCGACCTTGATCCCCTCGAGCCGCTCGCCGAGCGCGCCGCGCAACGTCGTCCCGGTCAGGAGATCGCTCGGCCGCACCTCGATGATCACGCGGTCCTCGAGGCCGGGCGCCGCGCCGCGCGCCAGCCCGAGCGCCAGCCCCTCGACGATCGCGGTCTTGCCGACGCCGGAGGGCCCGACGAGGCACGGGCAGTTGGCCCGCCGCTTGTTGAGCACGTCGGCGATCCGCGCCATCTCGTTCTCGCGCCCGACGATCTCGTCGAGGCGACCCTCGGCGGCGGCGGCGGTCAGGTTGCGGCCGAGCCCCGCGAGGAGCGGGTACTCCTTGGGATCGACGGCGAAGCGATCTGCGTCCAACGTGCGCGCTGGCGTCGGCACAGGCGCTTCCCTTTGCGGCGTCTCCCGCTTCGGCGCCCCCTCCTGCGGTGCGCGCTCGCGGAGGTTCCGCGTCCTGCGCTGGGCCTGCTCGATGTGCGAGCCGACGTCCCGCGGCACGCGCGTCGGGGCGATCTCGCCCGCGGGCCTCCTGCCTCTCACCGCCGGCTCCGGCGGCGGGGCCTCGCGCCTCCTCGCCCGCCGTTCGCGGACCGGCGACCTTCCCTCCATCGTGCGGATCTTGAGCTGCTTGGCCGGCGGCAGCGCGTCGGTCCTCGCCCCCGTCGGCGGGCGCTTCGGCGCCCCGGGCACGTCGTCGTGCTCGGCGCGCTCGCGGGTGAGCCCGGTCGTCATGTTGCGCAGCGCCTGGTTGCGGATGAGGTCGATGTTCAACCCGGCGCGGGAGAGGACGGCGTACGCCGCGCACTCCCGCACGGTGGCGAGCGCCGCGAGCAGGTGGAGGGCGGTCGGCGGCGAGCCCTCGCGGATCGTGGCTGCGTACTGTTTCGCCTTGGCCTCCACCTCGGCGAGCACGCCCGTCGGCTCGGCGTCGGCCTCCCGGATCGCGGCGCGCAGCGACGTCTCCGTCAGGCCGCGCAGCGACAGGGTCTTGGCCGCGGTGCCGGTCCCCGTGAAGACGGCGAGCAGCAGGTAGCCGGTGTCGAGGCGGCCCTTGCCGCTGTCGGCGAGCTGCGCGGCCCTGGCCGCTATCTCCTGCATCGATTCGGGGTTTGAAATCGTCATTTGTTCAATGTTTACAGTGTGTTACGAATCTCGCACGAGTATGCCACAGAACCGTTTCGCGCCGCAAATTTTGGGCGCTCGACCGGCGCCGAAAGGCGATGAGAATGTGCGCCGCAAATCGAATAGAGCGCGGCCGCGCCCGTCCAATTCGACACGCGCTCGAATAGGGTATGGTGGCCCCGGGGACGAGCGGTTAAAGTGATCCTGGGCGGAACGGTACCGGCTCCGCCACAACCGAGGAGGATTCGCCATGTCGCATCGAGCTCGGATCGTCGCCGCATCTTTCGTCGCGCTCTTCGTCGTCGTCGTGGCCGGCGAGGTGATCGCGCGCCGGGCGGAGGACGCCTTCGCGGGCAAGGTGATCATCCTGAAGAAGCGGCCGCCCGCGACGTTCAAGTCCGCGGACGGCTTCGTCCAGTTCCTCCACGCGAACCAGATGCGCGTCGTCTACGCGGACGCGGACACCACGTGGTCGTTCGAGACGATGGCGTTCTTCCGACGCGCGCTCGGCGACTACGAGGTCGAGATGGTGTTCTACGACGTCAAGAACGGCTCGAGCCCGAGCAGCCGTCGCTTCGTCGACTCGTACACGCAGTACACCCAGGACAGGAACACGCGCAGCCTCTCGGGCAAGTGCCACCTGATCCGGCCGAGCTTCGACGCGGGCAAGGAGTACATGATCGTCGTCCAGCACAAGGGCGACGAGCTCGCCAAGGGGTTCTTCTCGACAAAAGGGATCTCCCAGTCGCAGATCGACGACCAGCTGCGCGCCGACGCCGAAGTGAAGAAGATGGAACAGTCGATGAAGGAGCTCGAACAAAAGGTGAAGGAGCAGGAAGAGGCCGCCAAGAAGAAGCAGGAAGACTCCAAGGCCGCCGAGGACCTTTTCTAGCCCCTCCCCCGCACCCTCTCCCGTTAGCCCTCTCCCGTGATAAGGTGTCCCGCATGGACGTCCTCGCGCTCCTCGACGCCGTCGACAGAGGTGAATTCGCGCCGGTCTACTTCGTGCACGGCAAGGAGCGGTTCCTCGTCGAGCAGCTCGTGACGAAGCTGCGCGACGCGCTCGTCAAGGGGCCGATGGCGGGGTTCAACTTCCGGCGGGTGCGGGCCAAGGACACCACGGGCGCCGAGATCTCGGCCGAGGCGCGCGCCGTGCCCATGATGTCCTCCCACAGGCTCGTGGTCGTCGACGACGCGGACAAGCTCAAGGCGGAGGACTGGGACGCGCTCGAGGGGTACCTCGCGGCGCCGATCCCGGAGACGACGGTCGTGTTCCTCGCCGAGAAGTTCGATCTGCGCCGCAACCCGTTCTCCCGCGCGAACAAGCGCAAGGAGATCCACGCCGCGGAGCCGCTCACCGAGAAGAGCCTGCCGGCGTTCGTCCGCGGCCGCGCGAAGGCGCGCGGCGTCCAGCTCGGGCCGGGCGCGGACTCGGCGATCGCCTCGGCGATCGGGGCGGATGCGGCGGCGATCGACGACGCGGTCGTCCGGCTGGGCCTGTACGCGGGCCCGGGCGGGACGGCGCGGGAGGAGGACGTGGCCGAGGTCGTCACGTCGGTGCGCCAGCGGTCGGTCTTCGACCTCGTCGACGCGATCGGCGGACGGAAGCGCGCGGAGGCCGTGGCGCTGCTCGAGCGGCTGCTCGCCGCCAGGGAGGAGCCGCTCAGGCTGCTCGCCCTCCTCGCCCGGCACTATAGGCAGCTGCTCGCGGCCCGCATCGAGGTGCACCGCGGGACCGGAGAGGCGGAGCTCGCGTCGAGGCTCGGCGTGCACCCGTTCGTCGCGAAGAAGCTCGCGGCGCAGTGCGGGCGGTTCAGCGGCGCGGAGCTGGAGACGGCGCTCGCGCGGCTCGCCCGCGCGGATCTCGACCTCAAGTCGAGCCGGAGACCTTCGAACCTGATTCTCGAAGAGGCGGTGGTAGGGCTCGCGCTCGGCGCGTGACGGGCGCTACTGGAGCTTCGCCACGGCGACCGTGAGGCGCGAGATCTTGCGGGACGCGGCCTTGCGCGGCACGACGCCCTTCGTCACGGCCTTGTCGAGCTGCCGCACGGCCTCGCCGAGCGCCGCCTTCGCCTTGTCCTTGTCGGCGGCCTCGATCGCGTTCGCGACGCTCTTCACGAACGAGCGAACGGTCGAGCGGACGTGCCGGTTGCGCGCCGTGATCCTGAGCCTCTGCCGGTTCCTCTTCTTCGCCTGCGGATGGTTAGCCACTTGCCGTTCTCCCTTCAAATAGCCGCAAACGCTTACCCTTGCGGGGCGGGAATGTCAAGGCGCGCTACAGCAGCGCGGTGGAGAAGTAGCGCTCCGCGCGATCCGGGAGCACGGTGACGACCGAGGCGTCCGGGCCGAGGAACGCCGCCTCGCGCAGCGCGGCGAAGACGTTGGCGCCCGAAGAGGTGCCGACGAGGAGCCCCTCCTCGCGCGCGAGCCGCCGCGTCACCGCGACCGCCTCGTCGTCCGTGACCTCGACGACGTGGTTGATGATCTTGACGTCGAGCACCGTGGGGATGAAGCCGTCGCCGATCCCCTGGATCTGGTGCAGCCCGGGCTCGTGGCCGAGCAGCGCCGAGACGTTCTTCGGCTCCACGGCGATGATCCGCACGTCCGGGTTCTTCTCCTTGAGGAACTTGCCCACGCCCGCGAGCGTGCCGCCGGATCCGACCCCGGCGACGAACGAGTCGACCCGGCCGCCGCTCTGCTCCCAGATCTCGGGGCCGGTCTCGAGGTAGTGCACCTCCGGGTTCGCCGGGTTCTCGAACTGCTGCGGGATCCACGCGCCCTCGATCTCGTCGCGCAGCGCGTACGCCTTGCGCAGCGCGCCGTCGAGCGACTCCGCCGCGGGCGTCAGCACGCACTCGGCGCCGAACGCGGAGATCACCTTCTTGCGCTCCTCGCTCATGTTCTCCGGCATGCACAGGATCACGCGGTAGCCGCGCCGCACGCCGACCATGGCGAGGCCGATCCCCGTGTTGCCGGAGGTCGCCTCGACGATCGCCCCGCCGGGCTTGAGCTTTCCGTCGCGCTCGGCGACCTCGATCATGTGCCTGGCCGGCCGATCCTTGACCGAGCCGCCGGGGTTCAGGAACTCGGCCTTGCCGAAGACGCGGCCGCCGCCCATGCGTTCGAAGCGGATGAGGGGCGTGTTTCCGATGAGATCGAGCAGGGATGTCGTGGGCATGGTGAACCTCTCTTTTCCGCCGCGCATTCTATCGACTGCGAGGGGAAACCGCAAAAGCGCAGTTTGACGTCCGCGCGGAGGGCCCGTATCTTGCGGGGCATGCACGCGGCCGATCCGGAGCTCGTCGCAAGGTACTTCGATCACGGCGCGACGTCTTTCCCGAAGCCCGCCGGCGTGGCGCCCGCGATCACGCGCTACATCGACGGTTGCGGCGGCACGTACGGCCGCGCGGCGTACGGCCAGGTGCAGGACGCCTCGCGCCTCGTGTTCGGCGCCCGCGAGCGGCTCGCCCGGGCGTTGGGGGTCTCGGACTCGTCGCGCGTCGTGTTCACGCTCAACGCCACGCACGCCCTGAACCTCGCGATCCAGGGGCTCGCCCGGCAGGGCGGCGTCGTCCTCGTCTCGCCGCTCGAGCACAACTCGGCGATGCGACCGCTCGCCGCGCTCGGCGCGCGCCTCGGGCTGCGCACGGTGACGATGCCCCACGGCGAGGACGGCCGCGTGAAGCCCGAGGAAATATCGATCCCCCGCGGCACGTGCCTCGCGGTCGTGAGCCACCAGTCCAACGTCAACGGCGTCGTCCAGCCGCTCGCGGCGATCCGATCGCGGCTCGACGACGTGCCGCTGCTCGTCGACGCGGCCCAGTCCGCGGGCGAGCTCCCGATCGACGCCGAGCGCGGCGGGCTCGATCTCGTCGCGCTGTCCGGCCACAAGCACCTGCTCGGCCCGACGGGCGTCGGCGCGCTCTACGTGCGCCCCGGGCTCGCGCTCCCGGCGCTCATGCCCGGCGGGACGGGTAGCCGCTCGGACAGCCTGGAGCAGCCCGAGGCGATGCCCGACGCGCTCGAGTCCGGCACGCCCAACGTCGCGGGGCTCGCGGGGCTCGGCGCGGCGCTCGAGTTCCTCGAGGCGAACGGCCCCGGCCCCGGCGCCCGCCCCGCCCGGCTCGCCGTTGAGGCGCTGCGCAGGATCCCCGGCGTCCGGGTGATCGCGGCCTCGGATCCCCTGCACCAGGGCGGCCTCTTCTCGTTCACGGTCGACGGGACCCCGCCGTCCGAGATCGCGAGGTTCCTGTACGCCCGGCACCGCATCGCCGTGCGCGCCGGCCTGTGCTGCGCGCCCGCCGCGCACGCCGCGCTCGGCACGAAGGCGGGAGGCGGCGCCGTGCGCGTCTCGTTCGGGCGCTTCCACGACGACGGGGCGGTCGCGCGGATCGCCACCGCGGTCGCCGACGCGGTGCGCAACCGATGATCCTCTTGTTCGAGAGCGTGCACCGGGTCATCCAGGCGGAGGCGTCCCTCACGCGCGCCGGGGTCCCGTGCGCGCTCCTCCCGACGCCCAAGGAGCTGTCGGCGGAGTGCGGGATGTGCGTCGAGGTGGACGCCGCGGATCTCGCCGCGGCCCGCGCCGCCCTCGGCCCGCTCGCAGTGACCGTCGTCGGGGAGGATCTGCCGTGAGGGATCCGACGTCGCGGCTGCTCGCGCGGGGAGGCCGAGCCTTCGGGCTCGCGGCGATCGCGCACGCCCGCGGCCGGCGGGCCGGGCGGGAGCCGTGGCACCTCGTCTCCCACGATCTCGGCGCCGCGGCGGACCAGATCCTCGCCGAGCTCGAGGCGGTGGTGCCCGACGACGCCCTCGCCAGGGCGATCGGCGCGGCCATGGGGGAGGCGCCCGCCACCGCCGAGCCGCCCTGGACGGCGGCGCTCGTCGCCGATCCCGGGGCGTTCGCGCGCGTCGGAAGCGCCGCGGCCGCCTGCTGGCCCGCGGGCTTTGCGCTCCGCATGCCCGACGGCGATCGCGGGCGGGGGATCGCCGCCGTCGCGTTCGCGCTGTGCCGCAGCATCGACTCCGCGCGATCGCTCGCGGCGAAGCTCTGCGCGGAGGACGGCGTCGCCCTCGTCCGCGCCGCGCGGCTGTGCGGGGCGCTCGCGCGCCCGGGCGAGCCGAGCGCGATGCGCGCCTGCGTCCGGGCCGCGCTCGAGGAGGGGGGGATCGATGGGCCGCGTGATTAGGCGCGACGCGCTCGTCGGGGAGCCGATCCGGCTGAGCGCCGAGGCCGCGCGCCGCGCGGAACGGGTGATCGACGACGCGGCGGCCGGGGAGCGGATCGCCCGCGACCGGGGGCTCGTCGCCGAGGTCGCGGCGCACATGGCCGAGCGGATCGTGGGCGACGCCCTCGAGCGCCGGCCGGCGCTGCTCGACGCCCTGTTCGAGCGGGCGCTCGCCGAGATCGGCGCCCTGCGGCCGGCCCGCATCCGCGTGCACCCCGAGGACCGGGCGCGCACGGGGATCGACGCGGCAGCGGCGGCGCGGGGGATGGAGGTCGCCGACGACCCGTCGGTGGGCCGGGGCGGCTGCGTGGTCGAGGCCCGCGGCGCGTCGTCCGATCACCGCCTCGAGGTCCTGCTCGAGGCGCTGCGCGCGGCGGCCGAGGGGACGAGCCGTGACTGAGCGGGCGCGCGGCGAGGCGAGGAGCCCCGTGCTGAACGTCGCGCTCTTCATCATCACCGTCGTCACCGTGTTCATGGCCGGCGCCGTCTACCTGCCCGCGCAGACGCTCTTTGGGATGGCCCGCAACGGCCTCGAGTTCACCGCGGCGCTCATGGGGATCCTCGTGTGCCACGAGGCCGGCCACTACGTCGCGGCGCGGCGGCGGCGCATCGACGCGTCGCTGCCCTACTTCATCCCGGTGCCGCCGTTCCTCTCGATGTTCGGGACGTTCGGCGCGATCATCCTGATGCGCGGCCGCATCCGCTCGCGGGACGCGCTCATCGAGGTCGGCGCCGCCGGGCCGCTCGCGGGCATGGCCGTGGCCGTGCCGCTCCTCTTCGTCGGGCTCGCCGACTGCCCGGTCGGCCCGATCCCGACCGAGGGGTTCATCGAGGGGCAGTCGCTCCTATACATGCTCGCCAAGCACGTCGTGCTCGGGCCGATCCCGCAGGGCTACGACGTGTACATCGACCACTCGCCGCTCGCGTGGGCCGGCTGGATCGGGTTGCTCGTCACCATGCTCAACCTGCTGCCGATCGGCCAGCTCGACGGCGGGCACGTCTTCTACGCCCTGTTCGGCGATCTCCACGCTGCGGCCTCGCGCTGGTTCCTGCGCGGCCTGTTCGCGCTGGGCGGGGCCGTGGTCATCGCCCTCGGCATGGACGCGTGGTCGCTCGGCCTGCGCGGCGAAGAGCTCGTTTACGCGGCGCTGCCGGGCGCGCCCTGGCTGCTCCTCGGCACGATCCTCCTCGTCTTGAACCGCGGCACGCGTTTTCGGCACCCGCCCACGGACGGCGGTGCGCTGTCGCCCGGCCACGCCGCGGTCGGCGTCCTGTGCCTCGTCGTGTTCGTCGCGACGTTCATGCCGATCGTGATGCGGCCGATCCTCTAGGTCAGTCGACGTCGACCTGCGCGTCCGGCGCGGCGAGGCGGAGCTTGGGCGTGTCGAGGTTGCCGATGCCGTGGCGCCAGTACTCGAGCTCGAGCCCGGGCGCCTCGGCGAACGGCAGGCGGTCGGGCAGCGCGACGTCGAGCTCGCCCGTCTCGGGCAGCCCGAACGCGGGCGCGCACTCGAAGACCTCGATCTCCACAGTCGCGTCCGGATCCTTCGCCGACGCCTCCTCGACGCCGTGCCGCAGCGCGGCGACCGCGCCGCGGAGGCACGCCAAGGAGAGCGGGGTCGATGGCGCGCACTCGACGGCGTACCAGCCCCTGCCGCCGACGAGCGCCTTGCACTCGGCGGTGTCCGGCTCGAACGCGATCGCGAAGCCCTCGCCCTTCCAGGCGGCGGCGCCGCGCCACGTGCGGACGCTGCCGCTCTGCTCGCGGGTCGTCTCGTCGTCCATCCCCGGCCGGAACCGCGCCACGCTCGGACCGAACGCGTGGGACCTGCCGGCGTCGACGCGGAGCTGCGCCGCGCCCGACGG
It encodes the following:
- a CDS encoding GAF domain-containing protein, with amino-acid sequence MTEPDAPDPARRLQRAEQQLRVLRDVALALESTMSFDEVLTLAVERITLLMSAERSTLFLLEADGALVSRVIVGEGVDEIRLAEGQGIAGWVARHGVPAIVPDVKRDARFDPKWDARTGFETRSVACHPVTGRHGRPIGVAEVLNRSGGGAFDEGDLESLGLLCGQLALTIENSRMLVDLVAKNRAITAAKLELERRCRDLALLLDLERLAARAEDVNALASVVLSRVNELVGSRTAVLHLVDEAGSTSRAMTVGHTRCRILRVELGSGFSGWVAAKGREALVNSPEGDPRFQEAIVRRIGDPLESLAAVPLLFGEDQRSHGSLLAANKPGGFVEGDLGMLRLVAALLTQAVEQLRDRISRERERRLATVGRLLAGVLHDLKSPMTVVSGYAEMLAAKTADPESADYLVQINKALERIAHMAGEIIAFSKGEREVLPHPCAVGPFIEAFVKQIQPQVDAAGVRLTCCLRTAGVVRFDEEKMTRAFHNVVNNAVEAMSSGGELTVEVYRAGADVVFGFTDTGPGIPEEIQGTVFESFVTSGKENGTGLGLAVAREIVEAHAGRISFTTVKGRGTTFLINVPV
- a CDS encoding SPFH domain-containing protein, with the protein product MGLINFIKKGVQELMIARPDTAKGFALYKHPDQTIPKFSQLTVDSDEVAIFFKDGKVVGKLPPGRHTLDTSNIPFLSNLVDSFTGGNVLISEVFFVSTRLFPSIKFGGRIGSVEDPKSGVPVETMVHGEFSIQIVDPETLIIGLVGMAQTDNESFFSWFKQQVLKVIRDQTAELIVKQKWPLLDVVSGAYTEEIEATVLAGVKKYVEQYGVRVPQLGNFVLGIKDEDEKNLKKLYTDAAYVRMAGGMQGFQQFAAGKAMLGAGEGMAQGGGEGGGGGALLGGAGLGVGFGMAGMFQQQAMGAQQQQMPPQGQPGFPQGGGQPGAPGGLQGAPTPAGQATAGAGVTCPGCGKVVAPGKFCAECGKPMATGPKFCSKCGAKLADGAKFCPECGQKT
- a CDS encoding ATP-dependent Clp protease ATP-binding subunit, which codes for MTISNPESMQEIAARAAQLADSGKGRLDTGYLLLAVFTGTGTAAKTLSLRGLTETSLRAAIREADAEPTGVLAEVEAKAKQYAATIREGSPPTALHLLAALATVRECAAYAVLSRAGLNIDLIRNQALRNMTTGLTRERAEHDDVPGAPKRPPTGARTDALPPAKQLKIRTMEGRSPVRERRARRREAPPPEPAVRGRRPAGEIAPTRVPRDVGSHIEQAQRRTRNLRERAPQEGAPKRETPQREAPVPTPARTLDADRFAVDPKEYPLLAGLGRNLTAAAAEGRLDEIVGRENEMARIADVLNKRRANCPCLVGPSGVGKTAIVEGLALGLARGAAPGLEDRVIIEVRPSDLLTGTTLRGALGERLEGIKVEVARAQGRIVLFFDELHALLATHDGAEAVEDLKAAIGRGELPCIAATTDEEYARHVSSDPALARRFTAVDVGEPSEGEAVRIVTGVAPAYAAHHKVAYSAEAIAGAVRMSARYLPERALPDKAIGLIDLAGARAKRSGAAEVAAADVASVLAEQIGVPAERLTSSDRQKLLDLERELGARIVGHGGVLTAIAETLRRNAAGFRTGRPIGSFLLLGPTGVGKTETAKALAEILFAHESAMVRLDMTEFSEAHAVARLVGAPPGYIGHEEGGQLTEAVRHRPYCLVLLDEIEKAHRDVVQILLQVLDDGRLTDGRGRTVDFGNAVIAMTSNLGADLRELAGPKRRMGFAASGGGRDERAARGVRDAILEAARAALPPELWNRIDEPLVFEPLEREQVFEIARLMLSRVAAQLAKEHGVELIVEAGAVEALADAGGFDAELGARPMRRTIQRLVEGPIARLVLSGEIARGGKVALAADGGALVVKPA
- the holA gene encoding DNA polymerase III subunit delta gives rise to the protein MDVLALLDAVDRGEFAPVYFVHGKERFLVEQLVTKLRDALVKGPMAGFNFRRVRAKDTTGAEISAEARAVPMMSSHRLVVVDDADKLKAEDWDALEGYLAAPIPETTVVFLAEKFDLRRNPFSRANKRKEIHAAEPLTEKSLPAFVRGRAKARGVQLGPGADSAIASAIGADAAAIDDAVVRLGLYAGPGGTAREEDVAEVVTSVRQRSVFDLVDAIGGRKRAEAVALLERLLAAREEPLRLLALLARHYRQLLAARIEVHRGTGEAELASRLGVHPFVAKKLAAQCGRFSGAELETALARLARADLDLKSSRRPSNLILEEAVVGLALGA
- the rpsT gene encoding 30S ribosomal protein S20 codes for the protein MANHPQAKKRNRQRLRITARNRHVRSTVRSFVKSVANAIEAADKDKAKAALGEAVRQLDKAVTKGVVPRKAASRKISRLTVAVAKLQ
- the cysK gene encoding cysteine synthase A, giving the protein MPTTSLLDLIGNTPLIRFERMGGGRVFGKAEFLNPGGSVKDRPARHMIEVAERDGKLKPGGAIVEATSGNTGIGLAMVGVRRGYRVILCMPENMSEERKKVISAFGAECVLTPAAESLDGALRKAYALRDEIEGAWIPQQFENPANPEVHYLETGPEIWEQSGGRVDSFVAGVGSGGTLAGVGKFLKEKNPDVRIIAVEPKNVSALLGHEPGLHQIQGIGDGFIPTVLDVKIINHVVEVTDDEAVAVTRRLAREEGLLVGTSSGANVFAALREAAFLGPDASVVTVLPDRAERYFSTALL
- a CDS encoding aminotransferase class V-fold PLP-dependent enzyme, which produces MHAADPELVARYFDHGATSFPKPAGVAPAITRYIDGCGGTYGRAAYGQVQDASRLVFGARERLARALGVSDSSRVVFTLNATHALNLAIQGLARQGGVVLVSPLEHNSAMRPLAALGARLGLRTVTMPHGEDGRVKPEEISIPRGTCLAVVSHQSNVNGVVQPLAAIRSRLDDVPLLVDAAQSAGELPIDAERGGLDLVALSGHKHLLGPTGVGALYVRPGLALPALMPGGTGSRSDSLEQPEAMPDALESGTPNVAGLAGLGAALEFLEANGPGPGARPARLAVEALRRIPGVRVIAASDPLHQGGLFSFTVDGTPPSEIARFLYARHRIAVRAGLCCAPAAHAALGTKAGGGAVRVSFGRFHDDGAVARIATAVADAVRNR